In Papaver somniferum cultivar HN1 chromosome 1, ASM357369v1, whole genome shotgun sequence, a genomic segment contains:
- the LOC113350422 gene encoding loricrin-like codes for MVVAIALVLVVMGGDGGSDGGGGEGKDGVGAYGGASNGIRGGDQGGGRNDVGSGGGGGGDNSSCDTGGDAGCGGSGRVFIGGGGGSGDGSGGVVLVTVEV; via the exons ATGGTTGTTGCAATAGCGCTGGTGCTGGTTGTTATG GGTGGGGATGGTGGCagtgacggtggtggtggtgaaggtaaAGATGGTGTGGGTGCATATGGCGGTGCTAGTAATGGTATTAGGGGTGGTGATCAAGGTGGAGGTAGGAATGATGTTGgtagcggtggtggtggcggtggcgacAATAGTAGTTGTGATACTGGTGGTGATGCTGGTTGTGGTGGTAGTGGTAGGGTCtttattggtggtggtggtggttccgGCGATGGCAGTGGAG GAGTGGTACTGGTGACGGTGGAGGTATGA